A region from the Microcoleus sp. FACHB-672 genome encodes:
- a CDS encoding PAS domain S-box protein, with translation MSLRTLTSRISKRSKQIPLRLVLVVPFVIEIFVAVGLTGWLSLRNGQKAVNDVATELRNEITARIQLQLQTFLTTPHLVNQINADAIRLGQLKIDKLQTFERHFWQQMQLFDSVSAISLGTATGEYIGVESSNDGTLRIAITDRNTNGDGYQYGTDALGNRTKLVKINPNYDPRKRPWYIAAQQARKPTWSKIYPVFAEPKLTITASQPIYDNTGSLKGVVITDLIVSEIDEFLRSLKIGETGETFIIERSGMLVASSTLEQPFLVSKKGTIRRQASEMNDPLIRATTKHLKQLTEQLSQIDRNCQNINCTISTTFNLKGERHFVQITPLERGRSAEGEKGKSSKLLNAGPTNKLFQDPPDWLIVVVIPEADFMAEIEANTRSTILLCTAALFIAILLGLLTSRWIVRPILRLNAAAVALSEGNWNQIVPVERQDELGMLAHTFNEMTGQLRLLYADLEANVVELMQAQKSLQRNEAKYRELVENANSIILRLDTEGNITFFNEFAQSFFGYTEAEIIGCKAMGRIIPQTDSAGSDLVTMLGDILQHPELYKLNENENIRRNGERVWVAWTTKALRDAKGNFTGILCIGSDISDRKRAENELHKERRYLAALVEVQSRLLAFQGNGNCYTEILEPLGQASRASRVYFFENHHDEVDGLLMSQRAEWCAPTIKPEIDNPTLQNLSYNDFFPRWTEILSRGEAVAGNVSEFPANERQILESQGILSLLILPLIVNGEFFGFIGFDNCKEAVVWQPSEVTLLRAAAAAIALYKERLLAQDALRKAKENLEIRVLERTSQLRESEDRFRKLSEATFEGIVVGEGGKIADANEAFARMFGCESSEKIGADVLEYIAPETRANVRQNMLAGNENPYEAIGLRKDGSRFPIEIQAKVIPYQGNQVRVVAIRDITERKQAEVALRESEEKFSTAFRQSPNSITISTFPDGHLIDVSDGFSDITQYSRLEVIGRTTESLNLWVNSEDRIQVQQQIQVLGSLRNQEVLFRKKSGEVIVGLLSAEIIYLGGVRCILTVTSDITERKRAQEALARALQEQQSIFEAQLDIIFVFDLNLNLVKWNHRTEVVTGLSPAELQNRPALAFFPESEREIIAQAIQLALEERSEGSWTEGHLIGQDGVLLDYQFTGVPLKDEKGNPIGFTGAGRDVTESNKAAAILRAEQENSERLLLNILPKAIAERLKLQVGPIAESFPESTVLFADIVGFTELSSQISPTELVNLLNQIFSRFDQLADRHDLEKIKTIGDAYMVVGGLPMPRVSHAKAVADMALDMQQEIRNFCLETNLSVNIRIGINSGPVVAGVIGLKKFIYDLWGDTVNTASRMESHGIPGAIQVTQTTYELLKMEYLLEERGAIHVKGKGDMTTYLLKGRKFTKISKLMA, from the coding sequence ATGTCATTGAGAACTCTCACCAGCCGGATTTCAAAACGTTCTAAACAAATACCACTTCGTCTCGTCCTCGTCGTGCCGTTTGTTATTGAAATTTTTGTGGCTGTGGGGTTAACCGGCTGGCTGTCTTTACGCAACGGGCAAAAAGCCGTGAATGACGTTGCCACCGAATTACGCAACGAAATTACCGCCCGCATCCAACTACAACTTCAAACCTTTTTAACAACTCCCCATCTCGTTAATCAAATCAACGCGGATGCAATTCGTCTGGGTCAATTAAAAATCGATAAGTTGCAGACTTTTGAGCGCCATTTTTGGCAGCAAATGCAGTTATTCGACTCAGTTAGCGCGATTTCTCTGGGCACTGCAACAGGAGAATATATTGGAGTTGAAAGTTCTAATGATGGCACTTTGCGAATTGCCATTACCGACCGCAACACCAACGGAGATGGCTATCAATATGGCACTGACGCATTAGGAAATCGAACTAAATTAGTCAAAATTAATCCAAACTACGATCCGCGAAAACGACCGTGGTATATAGCTGCTCAACAAGCCAGAAAACCCACTTGGAGTAAAATTTACCCAGTTTTTGCTGAGCCGAAGTTGACCATTACCGCCAGCCAACCTATCTATGACAACACTGGCAGCTTGAAAGGCGTTGTGATCACCGATCTAATCGTCTCAGAAATCGATGAATTTCTTCGCAGTTTAAAAATTGGTGAAACAGGAGAAACGTTCATCATAGAACGCTCGGGAATGCTTGTGGCTTCTTCTACGCTTGAGCAGCCATTTTTGGTTAGTAAAAAAGGCACAATCCGGCGGCAAGCTTCAGAAATGAACGACCCCCTGATTCGGGCCACAACAAAACACCTCAAACAATTAACAGAACAGTTAAGCCAAATAGACCGTAACTGTCAAAATATTAATTGCACAATTTCCACAACTTTTAACCTTAAAGGCGAGCGGCACTTCGTGCAAATTACGCCTTTGGAACGGGGAAGATCGGCAGAAGGAGAGAAGGGGAAAAGTTCCAAATTGTTAAATGCCGGCCCAACCAACAAGCTTTTCCAAGATCCTCCCGACTGGCTAATTGTTGTGGTCATTCCCGAAGCCGATTTCATGGCGGAGATCGAAGCCAATACACGCTCAACGATTCTACTGTGCACGGCAGCCTTATTTATCGCGATTTTGCTGGGGTTGCTGACTTCGCGCTGGATTGTTCGGCCCATTCTCCGGTTGAATGCTGCTGCTGTCGCCCTCTCTGAAGGCAACTGGAACCAGATCGTGCCGGTGGAACGCCAAGATGAACTGGGAATGCTGGCGCACACGTTTAACGAGATGACAGGACAATTGCGCCTGCTGTATGCCGATTTAGAAGCAAATGTGGTTGAACTGATGCAGGCGCAGAAATCCCTGCAACGCAACGAAGCGAAGTATCGGGAACTCGTTGAGAACGCCAACAGCATCATTTTGCGCTTAGATACCGAAGGCAATATCACCTTTTTTAACGAATTTGCCCAAAGCTTTTTCGGCTACACAGAAGCGGAAATTATCGGTTGCAAAGCCATGGGGAGGATTATTCCCCAGACTGATTCAGCCGGATCTGATCTCGTTACGATGCTTGGGGATATCCTGCAACACCCAGAACTTTACAAGCTAAATGAAAATGAAAACATCCGGCGCAATGGTGAGCGCGTTTGGGTGGCTTGGACAACTAAAGCGCTGCGGGATGCAAAGGGTAACTTCACCGGCATCCTCTGCATTGGCAGTGATATTAGTGATCGCAAACGTGCAGAAAATGAACTGCACAAGGAAAGACGCTATTTAGCTGCGTTGGTAGAAGTACAAAGCCGGTTGCTGGCGTTTCAGGGCAACGGCAATTGCTATACAGAAATTCTAGAACCTTTAGGACAAGCCTCAAGGGCGAGCCGCGTTTATTTCTTTGAAAATCACCACGATGAAGTTGATGGTTTGCTGATGAGTCAGCGTGCCGAATGGTGCGCGCCGACGATTAAACCAGAAATTGACAACCCCACTTTGCAAAACCTTTCCTATAACGATTTCTTTCCTCGCTGGACGGAAATTTTATCTAGAGGGGAAGCAGTAGCCGGCAATGTCAGTGAATTTCCTGCAAATGAGCGTCAAATTTTAGAATCCCAGGGCATTCTTTCCCTGTTAATTTTGCCTCTAATTGTGAATGGGGAGTTTTTTGGGTTTATTGGCTTTGATAACTGTAAAGAAGCCGTCGTCTGGCAACCGTCAGAAGTGACTTTGCTGCGAGCGGCGGCGGCGGCCATTGCACTGTACAAAGAGCGCCTTCTGGCACAAGATGCCTTGCGAAAAGCGAAGGAAAACTTAGAAATTCGAGTTTTGGAACGTACCTCCCAATTGCGGGAAAGTGAAGACCGATTTCGTAAATTGTCCGAAGCGACCTTTGAAGGAATTGTTGTGGGTGAAGGCGGAAAAATTGCGGATGCGAATGAAGCATTTGCTCGGATGTTTGGCTGCGAATCAAGTGAAAAAATTGGAGCAGATGTCCTAGAATATATCGCACCGGAAACTCGAGCAAATGTGCGGCAGAATATGCTAGCCGGCAATGAAAATCCCTATGAAGCGATTGGCTTGAGAAAGGATGGATCGAGGTTTCCCATTGAAATTCAAGCAAAGGTAATTCCTTACCAGGGAAATCAGGTGAGGGTGGTTGCAATTCGGGATATCACAGAGCGTAAACAAGCTGAAGTTGCGCTGCGGGAATCGGAGGAAAAGTTCTCCACTGCTTTTCGTCAAAGCCCTAATTCAATTACGATTTCTACGTTTCCCGATGGGCATTTGATTGATGTAAGCGATGGTTTTTCAGACATTACGCAGTATAGCCGGCTAGAAGTGATCGGTCGCACGACAGAATCATTGAACTTGTGGGTAAATTCAGAGGATCGTATCCAAGTTCAGCAGCAGATTCAGGTATTGGGAAGTCTTCGCAATCAGGAAGTTTTATTTCGGAAAAAGTCAGGGGAAGTAATTGTTGGGTTATTATCTGCTGAAATTATTTATTTGGGTGGGGTGCGTTGCATTCTGACTGTAACGAGTGATATTACCGAACGCAAGCGGGCGCAGGAGGCACTGGCAAGGGCGCTACAGGAACAGCAGAGCATTTTCGAGGCGCAGTTAGATATTATTTTTGTGTTCGATTTAAATCTGAATCTTGTTAAATGGAACCACCGCACGGAAGTTGTTACGGGACTTTCGCCGGCTGAGCTTCAAAACCGGCCTGCTTTGGCTTTTTTCCCAGAATCAGAACGAGAAATCATTGCGCAAGCCATTCAATTAGCTTTAGAAGAACGATCAGAAGGTTCTTGGACGGAGGGACATTTGATCGGTCAAGATGGGGTTTTGTTAGACTACCAATTTACCGGGGTGCCCCTGAAGGATGAAAAGGGAAATCCCATCGGTTTTACGGGTGCCGGTAGAGATGTTACAGAATCGAACAAAGCGGCAGCAATCTTGCGTGCTGAACAGGAAAATTCCGAGCGTTTGTTGCTGAATATTTTACCCAAAGCTATCGCAGAGCGCTTGAAATTGCAAGTCGGCCCGATTGCAGAAAGTTTTCCAGAAAGCACGGTTCTTTTTGCTGATATTGTTGGGTTTACCGAGCTTTCTTCTCAGATTTCTCCAACGGAATTAGTTAATTTGCTCAATCAGATTTTTTCCAGATTTGATCAACTGGCAGATCGGCACGATTTGGAAAAGATTAAGACAATTGGAGATGCTTATATGGTTGTGGGGGGGTTGCCGATGCCTCGAGTCTCTCACGCTAAAGCGGTTGCGGATATGGCTCTCGATATGCAGCAAGAAATCCGCAATTTTTGCCTGGAAACCAACTTATCGGTTAATATCCGCATTGGCATCAATTCAGGGCCGGTTGTTGCCGGTGTTATCGGTCTGAAAAAGTTTATTTATGACTTATGGGGTGATACGGTAAATACTGCTAGTCGGATGGAATCTCACGGCATTCCCGGTGCAATTCAAGTCACTCAAACAACTTACGAACTATTAAAAATGGAATATCTACTCGAGGAACGGGGAGCCATTCATGTTAAAGGTAAGGGAGATATGACAACTTATCTACTTAAAGGTCGTAAATTTACTAAAATTTCTAAGTTAATGGCATAA
- a CDS encoding ABC transporter substrate-binding protein, which translates to MKLSRWFWGSFRVGNRRIKVKILSLFFLSLLVLISCKNVTLTPPKTESPPLKVAYNAWPGFLPVALAQEKGFFAQQGVKVETFYSEDTMAQMADFGAGNYDGVTLAMGSIGIVSGKNPDVQIIFATDRSAGADAIVAQSNITSVADLKGKTIGTGLGGFGELFVATMLEKNGLTTDDVTLINVDGDKIPAQIKSGEIQAGQTWEPYVSQVVKSGGRTLFTSDKTPGLIPDVMAFRGIVVRERPEDVRAFARAWFQAVDYWKANLKEGNELIAKVLKISPETISLEGVELLNLNDNLKTFTPGNTTDSLYHTAQLYSNFYIRTGGIARPLEINKLLNAAFLKALQKG; encoded by the coding sequence ATGAAATTATCAAGATGGTTTTGGGGTTCATTCCGGGTCGGAAACAGGAGAATCAAAGTTAAAATACTTTCTTTGTTTTTTCTCAGTTTATTGGTGCTAATTTCATGCAAAAACGTAACGCTTACTCCCCCTAAAACAGAATCCCCCCCGCTTAAGGTGGCTTACAATGCGTGGCCTGGATTTTTGCCGGTTGCCCTCGCTCAAGAAAAAGGTTTTTTCGCCCAGCAGGGAGTTAAAGTAGAAACCTTTTATTCTGAAGATACAATGGCGCAAATGGCAGATTTTGGTGCCGGCAATTATGATGGAGTCACCTTGGCAATGGGTAGCATTGGAATTGTCAGCGGTAAAAATCCCGATGTGCAAATTATTTTTGCGACTGACCGCTCGGCTGGTGCTGATGCCATCGTTGCCCAATCTAACATTACAAGTGTCGCTGATTTAAAAGGGAAAACAATCGGAACCGGCTTAGGGGGATTTGGTGAATTATTTGTCGCCACCATGCTAGAAAAAAACGGTCTTACCACCGATGATGTCACACTGATTAATGTAGATGGAGACAAAATTCCAGCCCAAATTAAAAGCGGAGAAATTCAAGCCGGCCAAACTTGGGAACCTTACGTTTCGCAAGTCGTAAAATCAGGTGGGCGCACCCTGTTTACTAGCGATAAAACGCCTGGGTTAATTCCAGATGTCATGGCATTTCGGGGGATTGTGGTGCGTGAGCGGCCCGAAGATGTACGAGCTTTCGCAAGAGCTTGGTTTCAAGCAGTAGATTACTGGAAAGCCAACTTAAAAGAAGGAAATGAACTGATTGCTAAAGTTTTAAAAATTTCCCCCGAAACCATTTCTCTGGAAGGGGTTGAATTGCTCAATTTAAATGATAATTTGAAAACCTTTACACCAGGCAACACCACAGATTCATTATATCACACCGCCCAACTTTACTCTAATTTTTATATCCGTACAGGAGGCATTGCTCGGCCTTTAGAGATTAATAAATTACTCAATGCCGCTTTTTTAAAAGCATTGCAAAAAGGGTAA
- a CDS encoding ABC transporter substrate-binding protein, with protein MKNLHLRFVALFFISALFLTACFFIGSPTPERPPLRLIHDLWPGYLPIILAQEKGFFEQQGVSVETLVTENASERVVDFNAGKADGITLALGNIMIASADNPNAHIIFAIDRSAGADAVVAQPQIKTVMELKGKSIGTSIGGFNELFVTQMLEANGLTLEDVTLLNAEGESVPELVKTGKIPAGSTWEPFVSQATALGLNVLFTSAQTPGLIPDVMVFQGSVLRERPDDVRAFVRAWFQAVDFWKAHPEEGKKIIAQALKLQPETISLKGYELLTLNDNLKTFVPGNTLESLHYTAQLYANFFVKTGNLSRHPNINKLLEPSFLQP; from the coding sequence ATGAAAAATTTACATTTACGCTTCGTTGCTCTTTTTTTCATAAGTGCATTGTTTCTGACAGCGTGTTTTTTCATCGGTTCACCCACCCCAGAACGACCGCCCTTAAGGCTAATTCACGATTTGTGGCCAGGATATTTACCGATTATACTCGCTCAAGAAAAAGGTTTTTTTGAGCAGCAGGGTGTGAGTGTAGAAACACTCGTTACAGAAAATGCTTCAGAAAGAGTGGTTGATTTTAATGCCGGCAAAGCGGATGGAATTACCTTAGCACTCGGTAACATCATGATCGCCAGTGCTGATAATCCGAACGCACACATTATCTTCGCCATTGATCGCTCAGCCGGTGCGGATGCAGTAGTGGCGCAACCCCAAATCAAAACAGTAATGGAGTTAAAAGGCAAATCAATTGGGACTAGCATCGGTGGATTTAATGAATTGTTTGTCACCCAAATGCTAGAAGCAAATGGTCTTACTCTTGAAGATGTAACACTGCTCAATGCAGAGGGGGAAAGCGTCCCAGAACTGGTAAAAACAGGGAAAATACCAGCCGGCAGCACTTGGGAACCTTTTGTGTCACAAGCCACTGCATTAGGCTTAAATGTACTGTTTACCAGTGCCCAAACACCCGGATTAATTCCAGATGTGATGGTGTTTCAAGGGTCAGTGTTGCGCGAACGTCCCGATGATGTACGGGCATTTGTTCGAGCTTGGTTTCAGGCCGTAGATTTCTGGAAAGCCCATCCAGAAGAAGGAAAAAAAATTATTGCCCAAGCCTTAAAACTTCAACCAGAAACAATTTCTTTAAAGGGCTACGAGTTACTCACATTAAATGATAATTTGAAAACCTTTGTACCGGGAAACACCCTAGAATCTCTACACTATACGGCGCAGCTCTACGCCAATTTCTTTGTAAAAACCGGCAACCTCAGCCGGCATCCTAACATTAATAAGTTGCTAGAACCCTCGTTTCTACAGCCCTAG
- a CDS encoding iron uptake porin gives MNSPFALLLTTLLELVVLQFVILKPAVAVEIHASKKASEVKASLNLPASEPVKISETPEFIRHSSTETQTLPASSLLINAEGETNSSAQSDEMAQVTSVSQLSDVQPTDWAFQALQSLVERYGVIAGYPDGTFRGNRAMTRYEFAAALNAALESLAQVIPANSTDLVTQEDLAKLQQLQAEFSAELATIRGRVDALETRSAELEANQFSTTTVLNGFAWFNLTGATVGSNVKRETGNRIDGAPEIETVSEANTTFSNLIWLELTTSFTGNDALITQLAVGNGISPANEFASAGLFNTFGVPFTDAVAGVNANELVIKELSYSFPVTDSVQLTVGPQIDWFRYFDLNNFTNFLTGASSFNSVNSTLVNDPLRGAGAILQWNLNEQLLLQVGYLSENNEFLPGTRPAADPSKGFFNGTNTITAELTYSPNENANIRLLYDRYNIDADNGIISSIKPVIGVLDDSFGGGVNDATADVFGLNFDWLITPRIGVFGRYSYLSTHVDPVSSEIAGGNLNAQSLQAGLAFPNLGRTGALATLSYVVPFSILDGRKFLASGGGDGGVQFELEATYYFPITDNLAIVPALYVIGNPNNFSDNPTIFVGNFRTQFSF, from the coding sequence ATGAATAGTCCGTTTGCTTTGCTCTTGACAACTTTGCTTGAACTGGTTGTTTTACAATTCGTAATCTTAAAACCGGCAGTAGCAGTAGAAATTCACGCCAGCAAGAAAGCGAGTGAAGTGAAAGCAAGCCTAAATTTACCAGCGAGTGAGCCAGTTAAAATTTCAGAAACGCCTGAATTTATTCGGCATTCCAGCACAGAAACGCAAACATTGCCGGCTTCATCGCTTCTAATCAACGCAGAAGGCGAAACGAATTCCTCCGCCCAAAGTGATGAAATGGCGCAAGTCACTTCGGTTTCTCAATTGTCTGATGTGCAACCAACCGACTGGGCTTTTCAGGCTTTGCAATCTCTGGTAGAACGATATGGAGTGATTGCCGGCTACCCAGACGGCACTTTCCGGGGAAATCGAGCGATGACACGCTACGAATTTGCAGCCGCTTTAAATGCTGCGCTTGAGAGTTTAGCACAAGTCATTCCTGCCAATTCCACTGACTTGGTTACTCAAGAAGATTTAGCAAAATTGCAGCAACTACAAGCAGAATTCTCTGCTGAACTCGCAACCATTCGGGGACGTGTGGATGCTTTAGAAACTCGCAGCGCTGAACTCGAAGCCAATCAATTTTCCACCACAACAGTCCTCAATGGTTTTGCTTGGTTTAACTTAACAGGAGCCACAGTTGGCAGTAATGTGAAACGAGAAACCGGCAACCGAATCGACGGTGCGCCAGAAATAGAAACAGTCAGTGAGGCTAACACCACATTTAGCAACTTAATCTGGCTAGAACTTACCACTTCCTTCACCGGCAACGATGCCTTGATCACGCAACTTGCGGTCGGAAACGGGATTTCTCCAGCCAATGAATTTGCCTCTGCCGGCCTTTTTAACACATTTGGGGTGCCTTTTACTGACGCAGTTGCTGGGGTGAATGCTAACGAACTGGTCATTAAAGAATTATCTTATAGCTTTCCTGTCACTGATTCTGTTCAATTAACTGTCGGCCCACAAATTGATTGGTTTCGTTATTTTGATCTCAACAATTTCACCAACTTTTTAACCGGCGCAAGCAGCTTTAACTCGGTTAACAGCACATTGGTTAACGATCCTTTACGAGGTGCCGGTGCTATCCTTCAGTGGAATTTAAATGAGCAATTGCTCCTGCAGGTTGGCTATCTCAGCGAGAATAACGAATTTCTCCCTGGTACTCGTCCCGCAGCCGATCCTAGCAAAGGTTTTTTTAACGGCACAAATACAATTACAGCCGAGTTAACTTATTCTCCCAACGAAAATGCTAATATTCGGTTACTCTACGACCGCTACAATATTGATGCTGATAATGGAATAATTAGCAGTATTAAACCAGTGATCGGGGTACTCGATGATAGCTTTGGCGGTGGTGTTAATGATGCAACTGCCGATGTTTTTGGCCTAAACTTCGATTGGTTAATTACGCCCCGGATCGGTGTTTTTGGGCGCTATAGCTATCTCAGCACTCATGTAGATCCTGTGAGTTCAGAGATTGCCGGCGGAAATCTTAACGCCCAATCTCTACAAGCAGGGCTTGCTTTTCCAAATTTAGGCCGCACCGGCGCACTGGCTACGCTCTCCTATGTCGTCCCCTTTTCTATTTTAGATGGGAGAAAATTTCTTGCATCTGGGGGTGGTGACGGCGGCGTTCAATTCGAGCTTGAAGCAACCTACTATTTCCCAATTACTGATAACTTGGCAATTGTTCCAGCCTTGTATGTGATCGGAAACCCCAACAACTTTAGCGACAATCCTACCATTTTTGTTGGCAATTTTAGAACACAGTTTAGCTTTTAG